The following coding sequences lie in one Steroidobacter denitrificans genomic window:
- a CDS encoding glutathione peroxidase gives MATSIYDVPVKRIDGSDACLGDYRNKVLLVVNVASKCGLTPQYAGLEKLYQDKRAAGLEILAFPANDFKEQEPGSDAEIREFCSRTYDIHFPLFSKISVIGADQHPLYAALTSAQPAAIGDGPFRERLKEYGIDTGKPADVLWNFEKFLIDRQGGIVARFAPDVAADDPRLTTAIDTELAK, from the coding sequence ATGGCGACTTCCATATACGACGTTCCGGTCAAACGGATCGACGGCAGCGATGCCTGTCTTGGCGACTATCGCAACAAGGTGTTGCTGGTGGTCAATGTGGCGTCCAAGTGCGGACTGACGCCGCAATACGCCGGTCTGGAGAAACTGTACCAGGACAAGCGAGCCGCAGGTCTGGAGATCCTTGCTTTTCCCGCCAACGACTTCAAGGAACAGGAGCCGGGTTCGGATGCCGAGATTCGCGAATTTTGTTCAAGGACCTACGACATACACTTCCCCCTATTCTCGAAGATTTCCGTGATCGGTGCCGATCAGCACCCGCTTTATGCGGCGCTGACATCGGCCCAACCGGCCGCCATTGGCGACGGTCCATTCCGCGAACGGCTCAAGGAGTACGGCATCGACACCGGCAAGCCGGCCGACGTGCTGTGGAACTTCGAGAAATTCCTGATCGACCGTCAGGGCGGCATCGTGGCGCGCTTTGCACCGGACGTCGCCGCGGACGATCCGCGGCTGACCACGGCGATCGATACAGAACTGGCGAAATAA
- a CDS encoding REP-associated tyrosine transposase, translating to MPRRLRLHIPGAFYHVTLRGNHRRDIFFKENDQRILCDLIAEVIERFGARLHAYCFMTNHVHLLIQVADMPLGRLMLHIAGRYARTIQVTLDTTGHLFEKRYHSVLVDADEYLLELLRYIHLNPVRAHMVASPDDYPWSSHHVYAGKREESWVTTDFVLSRFHWQRSQAMHAYRQFIYSHIGQSTTSPLDACNPHDHRILGGDDFAARMLGDAWHPCSHKTLEEIIGEACTIFSIMPEHLVSTSRAASLVKARAWIAYQAITLRVAPLARVARRLNRDESSLRHGVKHHFGGV from the coding sequence ATGCCGCGACGCCTGCGCTTGCACATACCCGGCGCGTTTTACCACGTGACCTTGCGTGGCAACCATCGCCGAGACATCTTTTTCAAGGAAAACGACCAGCGAATCCTCTGCGATCTGATCGCAGAGGTCATCGAACGATTCGGCGCGCGGCTGCATGCCTATTGTTTCATGACCAATCATGTTCACTTGTTGATTCAAGTGGCCGATATGCCGCTGGGTCGGCTCATGCTGCATATCGCCGGCCGCTATGCGCGCACGATTCAAGTCACGTTGGATACCACCGGACACCTGTTCGAGAAACGCTATCACTCAGTGCTGGTCGATGCGGATGAATATCTACTCGAACTGCTGCGCTACATTCACCTCAATCCTGTAAGAGCGCATATGGTGGCATCACCAGATGACTACCCCTGGTCAAGTCATCACGTATACGCAGGCAAGCGCGAGGAATCCTGGGTCACGACCGACTTCGTGCTGTCGCGCTTTCATTGGCAGCGCAGCCAGGCAATGCATGCATACCGGCAGTTCATCTACAGCCACATCGGGCAGTCGACAACATCCCCGCTGGATGCGTGCAATCCGCATGATCATCGGATTCTGGGTGGCGATGACTTTGCCGCCAGAATGCTCGGCGACGCCTGGCACCCGTGTTCGCACAAAACACTGGAGGAGATCATCGGCGAGGCCTGTACGATTTTCTCGATCATGCCGGAACACCTCGTATCAACCAGTCGCGCAGCATCCCTGGTCAAAGCTCGTGCCTGGATCGCGTATCAGGCTATCACGCTACGTGTCGCCCCCTTGGCCAGGGTCGCTCGACGGCTCAACCGTGACGAGTCCAGCTTGCGGCATGGAGTCAAGCATCACTTCGGCGGTGTGTGA
- a CDS encoding ABC transporter permease — MTLPNTSFATGLRRAVTLWDLVAVLLILGALILLAQGSRELMQPLPEPGFGAIDLDPAVLPKYALHTSLRMLAAMVLSLLFTFTYATWAAKSRRAEQVLIPLLDILQSVPILGFISVSVIFFMSLAPGRMLGAEMAAVFAIFTSQAWNMAFSFYQSLRTVPRELTEASHSFQLGPWMRFWKLEAPFAMPALVWNMMMSMSGGWFFVVASEAISVGDTTVTLPGIGSYIALAIAGRDLGAIFWAIATMLVVIMIYDQLLFRPLVAWADRFRFEQETGATPPGSWVLTALSRSRLVALVVAPLANIWRRTYRASSVPDHTAPFGRREARANLAVWLDRLWYGAIIAVCLVALWMITGFVLEGVTLAEVGTAVLFGLATMVRVFVLIALASIIWVPIGVWLGLRPGAARIAQPIAQFMAAFPANLLFPLAVSAIVVLRLNPDVWLSPLMILGTQWYILFNVIAGASTIPSELRDIGANLRVRGWLWWRRIALPAVFSFYMTGAITASGGSWNASIVAEIASWGDTTLKAHGLGAYIAEATEAGDFHRIVLGIAVMSAFVVIINRAFWRPLYAHAERKFRLG; from the coding sequence ATGACCTTGCCCAATACGTCTTTCGCCACAGGATTGCGGCGCGCTGTTACGCTCTGGGACCTCGTCGCTGTTTTGCTCATTCTCGGCGCGCTGATCCTGCTCGCACAGGGCAGCCGGGAACTCATGCAGCCCTTGCCCGAGCCCGGCTTCGGCGCCATCGATCTTGACCCCGCCGTTCTACCGAAATACGCGCTGCATACTTCGCTCAGAATGCTGGCGGCGATGGTGTTATCGCTTCTGTTCACTTTCACCTACGCGACTTGGGCGGCCAAAAGTCGGCGCGCAGAACAGGTGCTGATTCCACTGCTCGATATTCTCCAGTCGGTGCCGATCCTCGGCTTCATCTCCGTCTCGGTGATCTTCTTCATGTCGCTGGCTCCGGGACGGATGCTCGGCGCAGAAATGGCGGCGGTCTTCGCCATCTTCACCAGCCAGGCCTGGAACATGGCCTTCAGCTTCTACCAATCGCTGCGCACCGTTCCCAGGGAGCTCACCGAGGCATCGCACTCTTTCCAGCTCGGTCCATGGATGCGCTTCTGGAAACTGGAAGCACCGTTCGCGATGCCGGCGCTGGTGTGGAACATGATGATGTCGATGTCGGGCGGCTGGTTCTTCGTCGTTGCCTCGGAGGCGATCAGCGTCGGCGACACGACGGTGACGCTGCCAGGCATAGGTTCATATATTGCGCTTGCCATCGCGGGGCGCGATCTCGGAGCCATCTTCTGGGCGATCGCGACCATGCTCGTGGTCATCATGATCTACGACCAGCTGCTGTTTCGGCCGCTGGTGGCTTGGGCGGACCGGTTTCGCTTCGAACAGGAAACTGGTGCGACACCACCGGGTTCCTGGGTATTGACTGCACTGAGCCGTTCACGGCTCGTCGCGCTCGTCGTCGCGCCGCTGGCAAACATCTGGCGCAGAACCTACCGGGCATCCTCCGTACCGGATCACACGGCACCCTTCGGCCGCCGGGAAGCCAGGGCCAACTTGGCGGTATGGCTCGATCGGCTTTGGTACGGTGCAATCATTGCAGTCTGCCTCGTCGCCCTGTGGATGATCACCGGCTTCGTACTGGAAGGCGTGACATTGGCCGAGGTAGGAACTGCCGTCCTCTTCGGCCTCGCGACCATGGTGCGCGTCTTCGTGCTGATCGCGCTTGCCAGTATTATTTGGGTGCCGATCGGCGTCTGGCTCGGTCTGCGTCCGGGAGCCGCGCGCATCGCCCAGCCGATTGCCCAGTTCATGGCGGCGTTCCCCGCCAACCTCCTTTTTCCTTTGGCCGTATCGGCGATCGTGGTGCTGCGGCTCAATCCTGACGTCTGGCTGAGTCCGTTGATGATCCTCGGCACACAGTGGTATATCTTGTTCAACGTCATCGCCGGCGCATCGACCATCCCGAGCGAGCTGCGCGATATCGGCGCCAATTTGCGAGTCCGCGGCTGGTTGTGGTGGCGACGCATCGCGCTACCGGCGGTATTCTCTTTCTACATGACCGGTGCCATCACGGCTTCGGGTGGATCGTGGAATGCCAGCATCGTCGCCGAGATTGCAAGTTGGGGCGACACTACGCTCAAGGCCCACGGTCTCGGCGCCTACATCGCCGAGGCGACGGAGGCGGGAGATTTTCACCGTATCGTACTCGGGATCGCCGTGATGAGCGCCTTCGTCGTCATCATCAATCGGGCTTTCTGGCGTCCGCTCTATGCGCACGCCGAGCGTAAATTCCGTCTGGGCTGA